One window from the genome of Echinicola vietnamensis DSM 17526 encodes:
- a CDS encoding PPK2 family polyphosphate kinase: MDKIKTSYYRVDAPIRLKDVPTLTNLNASDDQLKDRLSDIRRKIGKLQDVLYAHGKYSVLVCFQGMDTAGKDSLIREVFKDFNSRGVVVHSFKTPTSIQKKQDYLWRHYIALPARGKFGVFNRSHYENVLVTRVHPEYILGEHLPGVDSVEDITDAFWHERFEQIKAFERHLAQNGTIIFKFFLHLSKEEQKNRLLRRLRLEEKNWKFSPDDLKERTLWDKYQQYYEEAINITSTDHAPWYIIPADNKKAARTIVADIMYDELKERKDIKYPVLGEEVRAKLDVYKKQLHHE; the protein is encoded by the coding sequence ATGGATAAAATCAAGACTTCTTATTATCGAGTAGATGCCCCTATCCGTTTGAAAGATGTACCGACCTTAACCAATCTAAATGCTTCAGATGATCAATTGAAGGATCGCCTGAGTGATATCAGAAGGAAAATAGGAAAGCTACAAGATGTCCTGTACGCCCACGGCAAGTATAGTGTGTTGGTGTGTTTTCAAGGCATGGATACCGCAGGGAAAGACAGCTTGATACGAGAAGTCTTTAAGGATTTTAACTCAAGAGGAGTAGTGGTGCATAGTTTTAAAACGCCTACTAGTATCCAAAAGAAACAAGACTATTTGTGGCGACATTATATAGCATTGCCTGCCCGTGGGAAATTTGGTGTCTTTAACCGCTCCCACTACGAAAATGTATTGGTAACCCGGGTACATCCCGAGTACATCTTGGGAGAGCACCTTCCTGGAGTAGATTCGGTGGAAGATATTACGGATGCCTTTTGGCATGAACGTTTTGAGCAGATCAAGGCATTTGAAAGGCATTTGGCACAAAATGGCACCATTATTTTCAAGTTTTTTCTCCATTTATCCAAAGAGGAGCAAAAGAATAGGCTGTTAAGGAGGTTACGTCTTGAGGAAAAAAACTGGAAATTCTCTCCAGATGATCTAAAAGAACGCACCTTGTGGGACAAATACCAGCAATATTATGAAGAAGCCATCAATATTACCTCAACGGACCATGCACCGTGGTATATTATTCCGGCAGACAATAAAAAGGCTGCTAGAACCATAGTGGCCGACATTATGTATGATGAGCTGAAAGAGCGAAAAGACATCAAATATCCCGTGCTAGGAGAAGAGGTAAGGGCAAAGTTAGATGTTTATAAAAAGCAGCTCCACCATGAATAA
- a CDS encoding NAD(P)/FAD-dependent oxidoreductase — translation MKPTVVIGGGVVGLFTAYFLQQQGEEVIVVDKGDMEENCSTGNAGMIVPSHIVPLASPGMIAKGMAWMFSSKSPFYIQPRLDKRLVDWCLQFYRHSNAAHVQRSIPYLKAISLYSKQLYLDFVATHGNEAIKLQDRGLLMLYKTKEGEKEEAALAHLARESGLRAEILSKDDIRKLEPHHEVDVLGGVYFPDDAHLSPKDLYRLLKNHLEKSGVQLQRNVTITGFEKSAGNVNAVMTNEGKIDCGQVMVCAGSWSGEIAKMLGFRLPMMGGKGYSFELPNTPELKQASILTEARVSQSPYGEKVRFGGTMEISSHVDKINMRRVQGIFESIKAYYPEFKAAFPSQDKIWKGMRPCSPDGLPYIGKAPGWENVAFGAGHSMMGVSLAPATGKLLADLKSGKIGTLKTDAFAVDRYAR, via the coding sequence ATGAAACCAACGGTGGTAATTGGAGGTGGTGTGGTAGGACTCTTTACGGCATATTTTCTCCAGCAGCAGGGAGAAGAGGTGATTGTCGTGGACAAAGGAGACATGGAGGAGAATTGTTCTACGGGCAATGCCGGCATGATCGTGCCCAGTCATATTGTGCCCTTGGCTTCTCCGGGGATGATCGCCAAAGGGATGGCCTGGATGTTCTCGTCCAAGAGCCCTTTTTATATTCAGCCCCGTTTGGATAAGCGTTTGGTGGATTGGTGCTTGCAATTTTACCGTCACTCCAATGCTGCCCATGTGCAGCGCTCCATCCCTTACCTCAAGGCAATTAGCCTGTACAGCAAGCAGCTTTACTTGGATTTTGTCGCCACACATGGTAATGAGGCTATAAAATTACAAGATCGAGGATTACTGATGCTTTACAAAACCAAGGAAGGAGAGAAGGAGGAAGCAGCCCTGGCGCATTTGGCCCGTGAAAGTGGGCTACGCGCTGAAATCCTCAGCAAGGATGATATCCGTAAACTGGAGCCTCACCACGAAGTGGATGTCCTTGGTGGCGTATATTTTCCCGATGATGCCCACCTTTCGCCCAAGGACCTCTACCGCTTGCTCAAAAACCACTTGGAGAAAAGTGGTGTCCAGCTCCAGCGTAATGTCACCATCACCGGATTTGAGAAATCAGCCGGTAATGTAAACGCCGTCATGACCAATGAAGGTAAGATCGACTGTGGCCAGGTGATGGTTTGCGCCGGGTCTTGGTCCGGGGAGATCGCTAAGATGCTTGGGTTCAGGCTTCCCATGATGGGAGGGAAGGGCTATAGTTTTGAGCTGCCCAATACGCCGGAGCTGAAGCAGGCAAGTATCCTTACCGAGGCCAGGGTATCCCAAAGCCCTTATGGCGAGAAGGTCCGGTTTGGGGGAACCATGGAAATTTCCAGTCACGTGGACAAAATAAATATGCGCCGGGTGCAAGGAATTTTTGAGTCCATAAAAGCCTATTATCCTGAATTTAAGGCAGCATTTCCTTCCCAAGACAAGATTTGGAAAGGCATGCGCCCCTGCTCACCCGACGGGTTGCCCTATATCGGCAAGGCCCCCGGCTGGGAAAATGTCGCCTTCGGGGCGGGCCATAGCATGATGGGCGTAAGCTTGGCACCGGCCACCGGCAAACTTTTGGCGGACCTCAAAAGCGGAAAGATCGGAACCCTAAAAACCGATGCATTTGCAGTGGATCGGTATGCTCGGTAA
- a CDS encoding 4-hydroxyproline epimerase, whose amino-acid sequence MKKTFSCIDAHTCGNPVRVVTGGLPFLEGENMFEKRQFFIKHYDWIRRGLMFEPRGHDMMSGSMLYPPHDPENDVAVLYIETSGCLPMCGHGTIGTVTVAIEEGLITPKVPGKLRLETPAGLVLVSYTQEGEKVTSVKLTNVPSFVIAKDLNISCDVLGELIFDVSYGGNFYAIIEPQENFGGLQDFTAEQLITMSRKLRKAINEVYTFVHPENSRINGLSHIQWIGRTLDEHSHGRNAVFYGDKAIDRSPCGTGTSARMAQLYSRGLLKANEPFVNESYIGSTFTGEIIGETNVGDYDAIIPSIEGWAKITGYNTIFLDDDDPYVHGFQVI is encoded by the coding sequence ATGAAAAAAACCTTTAGTTGTATTGACGCCCACACGTGTGGCAATCCGGTACGGGTGGTCACGGGCGGTCTCCCTTTTTTGGAAGGGGAAAACATGTTTGAGAAAAGGCAATTTTTCATCAAACATTACGATTGGATCAGAAGAGGGTTGATGTTTGAGCCGAGAGGGCATGATATGATGTCCGGCTCCATGCTTTATCCGCCACATGATCCTGAGAATGATGTGGCTGTTTTGTACATTGAGACCAGCGGGTGCTTGCCCATGTGCGGACATGGTACGATCGGAACGGTGACAGTGGCCATTGAGGAAGGACTGATCACGCCAAAGGTACCTGGAAAGCTAAGGTTGGAGACCCCCGCAGGGTTGGTTTTGGTGAGTTATACGCAAGAAGGAGAGAAGGTTACTTCCGTCAAATTGACCAATGTCCCCAGCTTTGTGATTGCGAAGGATTTGAACATCAGCTGTGACGTGCTTGGAGAGTTGATCTTTGATGTTTCCTACGGCGGTAATTTCTATGCGATTATCGAGCCGCAGGAAAATTTCGGAGGATTACAGGACTTTACCGCAGAGCAGCTGATTACCATGAGCCGAAAACTGCGCAAGGCGATCAATGAAGTTTATACCTTTGTGCATCCCGAAAATTCGCGGATCAACGGCCTCAGCCATATCCAGTGGATTGGCAGGACCTTGGATGAACATTCCCATGGCCGAAATGCCGTTTTTTATGGCGACAAGGCCATCGACCGCTCTCCATGTGGGACGGGGACTTCGGCGCGGATGGCCCAATTGTATTCCCGCGGATTACTCAAGGCAAATGAACCCTTTGTCAACGAAAGCTATATCGGCTCCACCTTTACCGGTGAGATTATCGGGGAGACCAACGTTGGCGACTATGATGCCATCATTCCCAGCATCGAAGGCTGGGCTAAAATCACCGGATACAATACCATTTTCCTTGACGATGATGATCCGTATGTGCATGGATTTCAGGTGATTTAG
- a CDS encoding aldehyde dehydrogenase (NADP(+)) yields MQLDKVVYQSEAAFEQYKITSLAERAAFLRKIADQLEAIKEALIPTACEESHLPEGRITGELGRTTGQIRLFAKYVEEGTWLEVTIDHGDPERTPAPKPDLRRMLVPLGPVAVFGASNFPLAFSTAGGDSISALAAGCTVVYKGHPGHPKTSLMVFEAIQQAIAAAGLPEGVFQHVEGGISEGQTLVQHPAIKAVGFTGSFKGGKALFDLANSRPEPIPVYAEMGSINPIIAFESALANSEQVAGQYAQSLTLGAGQFCTNPGVIFVPADMAEAFAQNTGKVLADAAGQAMLHEGIQTAYHQSLDHLADTGGLKWIQKAAAKDAGHPALALTDLDTWIKSPSLQEEVFGPFGIVVAYDSIAALLKAAKTLQGQLTITLWASESELTDQAALINTLQDKCGRLLFGGVPTGVEVGHAMQHGGPFPATTDSRSTSVGVYAIKRFARPFAYQNCPDGLLPKELKEANPLDIIRTVDGEVVK; encoded by the coding sequence ATGCAACTAGATAAGGTAGTTTACCAATCTGAAGCAGCTTTTGAACAGTATAAAATCACTTCTTTGGCAGAGCGGGCGGCTTTTCTCCGGAAAATTGCCGACCAATTGGAAGCCATCAAGGAGGCCTTGATTCCTACGGCGTGTGAGGAATCGCATTTACCAGAAGGAAGGATCACCGGAGAATTGGGCCGCACTACCGGCCAAATCCGTCTTTTTGCCAAATACGTAGAAGAGGGAACTTGGCTTGAAGTCACGATTGACCATGGAGATCCAGAAAGAACTCCCGCTCCCAAACCAGACTTGAGAAGGATGCTCGTGCCCTTGGGGCCCGTGGCGGTGTTTGGGGCCAGCAATTTCCCATTGGCATTTTCTACGGCCGGTGGAGACAGCATTTCAGCCCTTGCGGCAGGATGTACGGTGGTGTACAAAGGACACCCGGGTCATCCCAAAACTTCCTTGATGGTATTCGAAGCCATTCAGCAGGCCATTGCAGCGGCGGGGCTTCCAGAGGGTGTTTTTCAGCATGTGGAAGGGGGCATTTCCGAAGGCCAGACTTTGGTGCAGCACCCTGCGATCAAGGCGGTAGGGTTTACAGGTTCCTTTAAGGGGGGTAAAGCCCTGTTTGACTTGGCCAACAGCCGGCCTGAACCCATTCCCGTTTATGCAGAAATGGGCAGTATCAATCCGATTATTGCCTTTGAAAGCGCACTGGCCAATTCCGAGCAAGTAGCCGGGCAATATGCCCAGTCCCTGACATTGGGAGCCGGGCAATTCTGTACCAATCCGGGGGTGATTTTTGTGCCTGCGGACATGGCAGAGGCCTTTGCCCAAAATACAGGAAAAGTGCTGGCGGATGCTGCGGGACAAGCCATGTTACATGAAGGAATCCAAACCGCGTATCACCAAAGCCTGGATCACTTGGCAGACACAGGTGGACTGAAGTGGATCCAAAAGGCTGCGGCAAAGGATGCCGGACATCCTGCCCTGGCTTTGACCGACTTGGATACTTGGATCAAATCACCATCGCTGCAAGAAGAGGTTTTTGGACCATTTGGCATCGTGGTGGCTTATGACAGCATAGCGGCGTTGCTAAAAGCAGCAAAAACCCTCCAAGGACAGCTGACCATCACCCTGTGGGCCAGTGAAAGCGAACTTACCGATCAGGCGGCCTTGATCAATACGCTACAAGATAAATGTGGCCGGTTACTCTTTGGCGGCGTGCCGACAGGAGTGGAAGTGGGACATGCCATGCAGCATGGCGGACCGTTCCCTGCCACCACCGATAGCAGGAGTACCTCTGTAGGGGTTTATGCCATCAAACGTTTTGCCCGACCATTTGCCTACCAAAACTGCCCCGACGGGTTATTGCCCAAGGAGCTGAAAGAAGCCAATCCATTGGACATCATCAGAACCGTGGACGGTGAAGTAGTGAAGTAG
- a CDS encoding dihydrodipicolinate synthase family protein yields MNWNGVFPAVTTKFHGDGSIDYDTFFLNLEAQIDAGVSGVILGGTLGESSVLEDEEKIELTKKTKEKIAGRVPVVLNIAEGSTAKAIYWAKKAEELGLDALMLLPPMRYPSDHRETVTYFKTVAQATHLPIMIYNNPVDYKTYVTLEMFDELMECENIQAVKESTRDVSNVTRMKTRFGDRYKILCGVDTLTMESVLMGADGLVAGLVCAFPKETVVLFDLCKERRIEEALPIYQWFLPLLELDIHPKLVQYIKLAEQMAGIGTENVRAPRLTLIGEERARVEKLIQTGLENRPELAEIKTSI; encoded by the coding sequence ATGAATTGGAACGGAGTTTTTCCTGCGGTTACCACGAAATTTCATGGTGACGGCAGCATTGATTATGATACTTTCTTCCTTAATTTGGAAGCCCAAATAGATGCAGGCGTCAGCGGTGTGATCTTGGGAGGTACTTTGGGTGAGTCCAGTGTGTTGGAGGATGAAGAAAAAATCGAACTGACCAAGAAGACCAAGGAAAAGATAGCCGGCAGGGTTCCCGTGGTGCTGAACATCGCTGAAGGCTCCACCGCAAAGGCTATTTATTGGGCCAAAAAGGCGGAAGAGCTGGGGCTGGACGCCTTGATGTTGCTTCCTCCCATGCGGTATCCTTCTGATCATAGGGAAACAGTTACCTATTTTAAAACGGTGGCACAGGCGACCCATCTGCCGATCATGATCTATAACAATCCGGTGGATTACAAGACCTATGTTACCTTGGAGATGTTCGATGAGCTGATGGAATGCGAGAATATCCAAGCAGTAAAGGAGTCCACGCGTGATGTGTCCAATGTGACCCGTATGAAAACCAGGTTTGGTGATCGCTATAAAATCCTTTGTGGGGTGGACACCTTGACCATGGAAAGTGTCCTGATGGGCGCCGATGGACTGGTAGCAGGATTGGTTTGTGCCTTCCCAAAAGAAACCGTCGTTCTTTTTGACTTGTGCAAAGAGCGTAGGATTGAAGAGGCATTGCCGATTTATCAGTGGTTTTTGCCCTTGCTGGAATTGGATATTCATCCTAAATTGGTGCAATACATCAAACTGGCTGAGCAAATGGCCGGCATTGGTACAGAAAACGTGCGTGCACCCCGATTGACGTTGATAGGAGAAGAACGTGCGCGTGTCGAAAAACTCATTCAAACCGGTTTGGAAAACCGACCGGAATTAGCTGAAATCAAAACCAGTATATAA
- the xseA gene encoding exodeoxyribonuclease VII large subunit: MQHPLSLSELNQLIQQALDIQLHPSYWVIAEIGELRDSPRGHAYLELVEKTDQQILAKIRGNIWSYTYRGISSRFSSITGQSLKPGMKVLAQVSVQFHEVYGLSLNIKDIDPNFTLGEKARKRQETIDRLTKEGLMELNRQFILPQVPQRVAIISSANAAGFEDFINQVDHNREGFQVHWKLYQATLQGDQAAASMTLAIEQVEMANQAHPFDLLVIIRGGGAQLDLDCFDDYGLAKAIANTTLPVVTGIGHERDESIVDMVAHTKMKTPTAVAAFILEGFREFEDLLEKHLKILERNAAYHLQKEERKISQHGHLLKSLFQNQKNRAQERTNLLQYRIRSLANQAIKLRSHQLETMEGIFKKEVQGILQQQKDKMESLKTDLIRLDPATFFKKGYTRSEINGLPISKANPQEGDQLTTYGAKTTIQSTIKSIENHE, from the coding sequence ATGCAACATCCACTTTCCCTTTCTGAGCTGAACCAACTCATCCAGCAAGCCCTGGATATCCAGCTTCATCCCAGCTATTGGGTCATCGCAGAGATTGGTGAACTGCGGGATTCACCCCGTGGGCATGCCTATTTGGAACTGGTGGAGAAAACAGACCAACAGATCCTCGCCAAAATCCGAGGAAACATCTGGTCCTATACCTACCGGGGCATTTCCAGTAGGTTTTCATCCATTACCGGCCAATCCCTTAAACCCGGCATGAAAGTCTTGGCACAGGTGAGTGTGCAATTCCATGAAGTCTACGGCTTGAGCCTAAACATCAAGGACATCGACCCAAACTTCACCTTGGGAGAAAAAGCCAGAAAACGACAGGAGACCATCGACAGGCTTACCAAAGAAGGGCTTATGGAGTTGAACAGACAATTTATCTTGCCCCAAGTCCCGCAGCGGGTGGCGATCATCAGCTCGGCAAATGCAGCAGGTTTTGAGGATTTTATCAATCAGGTAGACCATAACCGTGAAGGTTTTCAGGTACACTGGAAACTTTACCAAGCCACGCTCCAAGGAGATCAGGCGGCCGCCAGCATGACTTTGGCCATTGAGCAGGTCGAAATGGCCAATCAGGCCCACCCCTTTGATCTGCTGGTCATCATTCGGGGCGGAGGAGCCCAGTTGGACCTGGACTGTTTTGATGATTATGGATTGGCCAAGGCCATCGCCAATACCACCTTGCCAGTGGTCACGGGCATCGGTCACGAGCGGGATGAATCCATAGTGGACATGGTCGCCCACACCAAAATGAAAACCCCTACTGCAGTAGCCGCATTTATCCTGGAAGGTTTCAGGGAATTTGAGGATTTATTGGAAAAGCACCTTAAGATATTGGAAAGAAATGCAGCCTACCATCTTCAAAAAGAAGAGCGAAAAATCTCCCAGCACGGTCACCTGCTGAAAAGCCTTTTCCAGAACCAAAAGAACCGCGCGCAAGAACGGACTAACCTCCTCCAATACCGCATTCGATCCCTCGCCAACCAGGCCATAAAGCTACGTTCCCATCAACTGGAAACCATGGAAGGGATCTTCAAAAAAGAAGTACAGGGGATCCTCCAGCAGCAAAAAGACAAAATGGAAAGCCTGAAAACGGACCTGATCCGGCTTGACCCTGCCACCTTCTTCAAAAAAGGATATACACGTTCAGAAATCAATGGCCTCCCCATCAGCAAGGCCAATCCCCAAGAAGGCGATCAGCTTACGACCTATGGGGCAAAAACAACGATTCAGAGTACCATCAAATCAATAGAAAACCATGAGTGA
- the xseB gene encoding exodeoxyribonuclease VII small subunit, with amino-acid sequence MSDQKNFSYDKAVARIEEIVRLLEQDDKSIDELSVLVKEASKLVKDCKSKLRMTEEDILKAFGEDENQ; translated from the coding sequence ATGAGTGATCAGAAAAATTTCAGTTACGACAAAGCAGTGGCCAGAATAGAAGAAATCGTCCGTCTTTTGGAACAAGATGACAAAAGCATCGACGAGCTTTCCGTATTGGTAAAGGAGGCCAGTAAACTGGTAAAAGACTGCAAGTCCAAGTTGAGAATGACAGAAGAAGACATCCTAAAGGCTTTTGGAGAGGATGAAAACCAATAA
- a CDS encoding TetR/AcrR family transcriptional regulator, which translates to MKAQRNEEVELKILETANQLFLKNGFKHTTMDDISKKLGMSKKTVYQYFPGKQELLEASFNMLRTKLSMKVETILENEELSFLLKLKSMLSAIAKDLAPINPALLADMREQVPEVWAALEDYIRTSAYLRFQRLIQTGIDQGLVASHVDKSMVVLLYASAIQNLIDPKFLGQFPKEMVEGLKTNPAKIYDQAISIIFEGILTPEAREEYLRGKA; encoded by the coding sequence ATGAAAGCGCAACGAAACGAGGAAGTGGAATTAAAAATTCTGGAAACGGCTAATCAGCTGTTTTTAAAGAATGGGTTCAAACATACCACCATGGATGATATCTCCAAAAAATTGGGGATGAGCAAAAAGACCGTTTATCAGTATTTTCCAGGTAAGCAGGAGTTATTGGAAGCCTCTTTTAACATGCTGAGAACCAAGCTGAGCATGAAGGTGGAAACCATTTTGGAAAATGAGGAACTCAGTTTCCTGCTAAAGTTGAAATCCATGTTGTCTGCCATTGCCAAGGATTTGGCGCCTATCAATCCGGCCTTGTTGGCCGATATGCGAGAACAGGTGCCAGAAGTGTGGGCTGCCCTGGAGGACTATATCCGAACTTCCGCTTATTTGCGTTTCCAGCGGTTGATTCAGACGGGAATTGATCAGGGGCTGGTGGCTTCCCACGTGGACAAGAGCATGGTGGTGCTGCTGTACGCCTCGGCCATCCAAAATTTAATCGATCCCAAATTTTTGGGGCAGTTTCCAAAAGAGATGGTGGAGGGCCTGAAAACCAACCCGGCCAAAATATATGATCAGGCCATTTCCATTATATTTGAGGGCATCTTGACGCCTGAGGCACGGGAGGAATACCTACGGGGAAAAGCCTGA
- the ligA gene encoding NAD-dependent DNA ligase LigA has protein sequence MSTIPKPEAQKRIAELTATINHHNQLYYQKDQSEISDFEFDKLLEELMLLEEQFPEFQDKNSPTQHVGGTITKEFETVEHETRMLSLGNTYSKEELIAFDERVAKGLGHRQYSYCCELKFDGVAISLVYEKGELVRAVTRGDGYRGDNVTANVKTIKNIPLYLQGDDVPDKFEIRGEIFLPVKEFEKINTEREANGEALLANPRNTASGTLKMQDSSIVAKRRLNCYFYQLLGDQIGVDQHDQAMDRLEKWGFNISPTYKKCTDINAVFEYIESWREKRHSLPLETDGVVLKVNDYAQREELGFTAKIPRWAIAYKYKAESAESTLMSVTYQVGRTGAITPVANLSPVLLAGTTVKRASLHNANEIMRLDLHHGDVVFVEKGGEIIPKITAVAVEKRKADAKPIAYITHCPECGTPLERKEGEAKHFCPNTASCPPQVLGRIEHFVHKRAMDIDSMGTERIRALINQGYIEHPADLYELEAKKDQLLGLEINAEQYEKSSDGYLYVTLRKALFAITDGISLSAIDRYLSDTEALEQHQKLAQFPDFIQQQNKKVALNLAALDKLKDTLSDLPHDQIEDFLPVSAVMAMFVGNQCSMEKLQLLSQQKNTVHDIVLTFDFELHQDQEDKIKKLKGNTFQEGVISNMLAGIQASKNQPFEKVLFALGIRNIGENTAQLLARHFKTIENLTQASTEQLLDINGVGETLVGSIREFFSQEENKQNIQRLKAHGLHFEIKAEDLPEQKGNALEGLKVLASGKFEHFKRDEIIEAISAHGGTYLKSVSKNLDLIIEGADMGPSKKEKAQKLGIKMISENEFLSMIAD, from the coding sequence ATGAGCACCATTCCAAAACCTGAAGCCCAAAAAAGAATTGCTGAGCTAACAGCTACCATTAACCACCATAACCAGCTGTACTATCAGAAAGATCAAAGTGAGATCAGTGACTTTGAATTTGACAAGTTGCTGGAAGAGTTGATGCTACTGGAAGAACAGTTTCCAGAGTTTCAGGATAAAAACAGTCCTACCCAGCATGTCGGCGGCACCATCACCAAGGAATTCGAAACCGTGGAACATGAAACCCGGATGCTGTCCTTGGGAAATACCTACAGCAAAGAGGAGCTCATTGCCTTTGATGAGCGTGTGGCCAAAGGCTTGGGACATCGCCAATATAGTTATTGCTGTGAACTGAAATTTGATGGCGTGGCCATCAGTTTGGTTTATGAAAAAGGCGAACTGGTCAGGGCGGTCACGCGTGGAGATGGCTACCGGGGCGATAATGTCACGGCCAATGTAAAAACCATCAAGAACATTCCACTTTACCTGCAAGGCGATGATGTTCCGGACAAATTTGAAATCCGTGGTGAGATTTTCCTTCCCGTCAAGGAATTTGAAAAGATCAATACCGAAAGGGAGGCCAATGGCGAAGCGCTTTTGGCCAATCCTAGAAACACGGCGTCAGGCACCTTAAAGATGCAGGACAGCAGTATTGTCGCCAAAAGGCGCCTAAACTGTTACTTTTATCAGCTTCTGGGCGATCAAATCGGAGTGGACCAGCATGATCAAGCCATGGACCGCTTGGAAAAATGGGGATTTAACATCTCTCCTACCTATAAAAAATGTACGGATATCAATGCCGTATTCGAATACATAGAATCATGGCGGGAAAAGCGCCACAGCTTGCCACTGGAAACGGACGGTGTAGTGCTTAAGGTAAACGATTATGCCCAGCGCGAAGAACTTGGCTTCACCGCTAAAATCCCCCGTTGGGCGATCGCCTATAAGTATAAAGCAGAAAGTGCGGAAAGTACGCTCATGTCCGTCACTTACCAAGTGGGCAGAACGGGAGCCATCACTCCCGTGGCCAATCTTTCCCCTGTCTTGCTTGCAGGCACCACCGTTAAGCGTGCTTCCCTGCACAATGCCAATGAAATCATGCGACTGGACCTGCACCACGGTGACGTGGTCTTTGTGGAGAAAGGCGGAGAGATCATTCCTAAAATAACCGCCGTGGCGGTAGAAAAAAGGAAAGCTGATGCCAAGCCCATCGCTTACATCACCCACTGCCCGGAATGTGGCACACCACTGGAAAGGAAAGAAGGTGAAGCCAAACATTTCTGTCCAAATACTGCATCCTGTCCACCACAAGTACTTGGCCGGATAGAGCACTTTGTGCATAAGCGCGCCATGGATATTGACAGTATGGGAACCGAGCGAATAAGGGCCTTGATCAATCAAGGATACATAGAGCATCCTGCCGACCTGTACGAACTGGAAGCTAAAAAAGACCAGCTGCTAGGCTTGGAGATCAATGCCGAGCAATATGAAAAAAGCAGCGACGGATATTTATATGTCACCTTGCGAAAGGCGCTCTTTGCGATCACTGATGGCATTTCACTTTCAGCCATCGACCGGTACCTATCGGACACCGAAGCACTGGAGCAGCATCAGAAGCTGGCGCAATTCCCTGATTTCATCCAGCAGCAAAACAAAAAAGTAGCCTTAAACCTGGCTGCGCTTGACAAGCTGAAGGACACCTTGAGCGACCTTCCCCATGACCAAATCGAAGATTTCTTGCCCGTTTCGGCGGTGATGGCCATGTTTGTAGGGAATCAATGCTCCATGGAAAAGCTGCAGCTCCTGAGCCAACAAAAGAACACGGTGCATGATATCGTATTGACCTTTGATTTTGAACTGCATCAGGATCAAGAAGATAAAATCAAAAAACTGAAAGGCAACACCTTCCAGGAAGGTGTCATTTCCAATATGCTCGCTGGAATCCAAGCCTCCAAAAACCAACCTTTCGAAAAGGTGCTTTTTGCCTTGGGCATTAGAAATATCGGAGAAAATACCGCCCAACTCTTGGCGAGGCATTTTAAGACCATTGAAAACCTTACTCAAGCGAGCACCGAACAGCTACTGGACATCAACGGTGTTGGGGAGACATTGGTCGGTAGCATTCGGGAGTTCTTTTCACAAGAAGAAAACAAGCAAAATATCCAGCGGCTAAAAGCCCATGGGCTACATTTTGAAATCAAAGCAGAAGATCTCCCAGAGCAAAAGGGCAATGCCTTGGAAGGCCTGAAAGTGCTGGCCTCGGGAAAATTTGAACATTTCAAACGTGACGAGATCATAGAGGCCATTTCTGCCCACGGGGGCACCTACCTAAAATCCGTTTCTAAAAACCTTGACCTGATCATTGAAGGAGCAGACATGGGGCCCAGTAAAAAAGAAAAAGCGCAAAAACTCGGCATCAAGATGATTTCTGAAAATGAATTCTTAAGCATGATCGCGGATTAA
- a CDS encoding DUF6913 domain-containing protein — protein MKWIKKFFVGLKIQKNKDQKYEKSKKSIEEIKSIHILANSYENLAKAEQCVATHWPGITISGMYYHESKEDSKGFSIQNFSLFGKPDEALQDFIDRHADILMVTTTTFDPFMHLVVQRKPADYKIGFRSEIGGELLDLMLEKDGNNLSPNIENLLKYLKKII, from the coding sequence ATGAAATGGATCAAAAAATTCTTTGTTGGACTAAAAATCCAGAAAAATAAGGACCAAAAATACGAGAAAAGCAAAAAATCGATTGAGGAAATAAAATCAATTCATATTTTAGCAAATTCTTATGAAAATTTGGCAAAAGCTGAGCAATGTGTTGCCACCCATTGGCCTGGCATCACCATTTCAGGCATGTACTATCATGAAAGTAAAGAGGACTCAAAAGGCTTCTCTATTCAAAATTTCAGTTTGTTTGGAAAGCCAGATGAAGCCTTGCAGGATTTCATTGACCGACACGCTGATATCTTGATGGTAACCACCACCACTTTTGATCCTTTTATGCACTTGGTCGTCCAGCGAAAGCCTGCAGATTATAAAATCGGCTTTCGAAGTGAGATCGGTGGGGAATTATTGGATTTAATGTTGGAAAAAGATGGAAATAATCTATCGCCAAATATTGAAAATTTACTGAAATACCTAAAGAAGATAATTTAA